In the genome of Candoia aspera isolate rCanAsp1 chromosome 1, rCanAsp1.hap2, whole genome shotgun sequence, one region contains:
- the HARBI1 gene encoding putative nuclease HARBI1, with the protein MAIPIAVIDCDLLLYGRGHRTLDRFKLEDVTDEYLVSMYGFPRQFIFYLVDLLGANLSRPTQRSRAISPETQILAALGFYTSGSFQTRMGDAIGISQASMSRCVANVTDALVERASQFIHFPGDEESIQHLKDDFYGLAGMPGVLGLVDCNHVAIKAPNAEDLSYVNRKGLHSLNCLMVCNARGMLMSAETHWPGSLQDCTVLQQSALRNQFEAGMQKDGWLLGDSSFLLRTWLMTPLHIPETPAEYRYNMAHSATHNIIEQTFRTIQSRFRCLDGSKGTLQYSPEKASNIILACCVLHNISLEHGMDIWSSSDLEQVEHPEEEYEHMESLDSEADRDRKELLLTHFS; encoded by the exons ATGGCCATTCCCATAGCAGTTATTGATTGTGATCTCTTGCTGTATGGACGTGGACATAGGACACTGGATCGCTTCAAGCTGGAGGATGTTACTGATGAATATCTGGTATCTATGTATGGATTTCCACGtcagttcattttttatttggtgGATCTTCTAGGTGCCAATCTTTCTCGTCCCACCCAACGATCCAGAGCCATCAGCCCAGAGACGCAGATTCTTGCTGCATTAGGTTTTTATACTTCTGGCTCTTTTCAGACTCGCATGGGAGATGCCATTGGCATTAGCCAAGCATCTATGAGTCGTTGTGTTGCCAATGTTACCGATGCTTTGGTGGAAAGAGCCTCTCAGTTTATTCATTTCCCAGGGGATGAAGAGTCAATACAACATCTGAAAGATGACTTTTATGGGCTGGCAGGTATGCCAGGGGTACTAGGATTGGTTGATTGCAATCATGTAGCAATAAAGGCACCCAATGCTGAGGACTTGTCATATGTGAATCGAAAGGGCCTTCATTCTTTAAATTGCCTGATGGTGTGTAATGCCAGGGGAATGCTGATGAGTGCGGAAACACACTGGCCAGGCAGCCTGCAGGACTGCACTGTGCTTCAGCAGTCAGCTCTGAGAAATCAATTTGAAGCTGGTATGCAGAAAGATGGGTGGCTACTTG GTGATAGTTCTTTCCTTCTTCGCACCTGGCTAATGACTCCTCTGCATATTCCTGAAACACCTGCAGAGTACAGATACAACATGGCACATTCAGCAACTCATAATATTATTGAACAAACATTCAGGACAATCCAATCCCGGTTCCGTTGTTTGGATGGATCAAAGGGGACGTTACAGTATTCTCCAGAAAAAGCAAGCAACATCATCCTGGCTTGCTGTGTACTTCATAATATCTCTCTGGAGCATGGGATGGATATATGGTCTTCCTCAGATTTGGAACAAGTAGAGCATCCAGAGGAAGAATATGAGCATATGGAATCGCTCGACTCTGAAGCTGACAGAGATCGTAAGGAATTATTGCTTACACACTTTAGCTAA